GAGGTCCAGCCGAAGGAAGTGGACGTCGCCTCCAAGCTCACCCGCCGCATCTCCGTCAACATCCCGATCGTCAGCGCTGCCATGGACACGGTGACCGAGGCGCGCCTCGCCATCGGCCTCGCGCGGGAGGGCGGCGTCGGCATCATCCACCGGGCGATGCCGCCGCCGGCCCAGGCGGCCGAGGTGGACAAGGTCAAGAAGTCCGAGTACGGGATGATCGTGGACCCGATCACGGTGCGGCCGCACCAGAAGATCGCCGAGGCGCTGGAGGTCATGGAGCGCTATCGGATCTCGGGGGTGCCCGTCACCGAGAACGGCAGGCTGGTCGGCATCCTCACCAACCGGGACCTCCGCTTCGAGACCAAGCTCGACCTGCCGATCAGCGCGGTGATGACGAAGGATCCGCTCATCACGGCGCCGGTCGGGACGACGGTGGAGGAGGCGAAGGAGATCCTCCACCGGAACCGGATCGAGAAACTCCCGGTGGTGGACGAGGAGTTCACCCTCAGGGGCCTCATCACCATCAAGGACATCGAGAAGCGGAAGAAGTACCCGAACGCCTGCAAGGACGGGCTCGGGCGCCTGCGGGTGGGGGCAGCGGTGGGCGTGCACGAGGACGCGGAGGAGCGGGTGCCCCTGCTGCTCAAGGCCGGCGTGGACCTGGTAGTGGTGGACACCGCCCACGGCCACTCGGCGGCGGTCCTGGAGACCGTCAAGATGCTGAAGGGGCGCTACGCCGACCTGGAGGTGATGGCGGGGAACGTCGCCACGGAGGAGGGGGCCGAGGACCTGATCCGGGCCGGGGCGGACGGGGTGAAGGTCGGCATCGGACCCGGCTCCATCTGCACGACCCGGGTGGTCGCCGGGGCGGGGGTGCCCCAGATCACGGCGATCCTGGCGGCGACCCGGGCGGCCAGCCGGCACGGGGTCCCGCTCATCGCCGACG
This genomic interval from Candidatus Methylomirabilis sp. contains the following:
- the guaB gene encoding IMP dehydrogenase produces the protein MVHGPLEEGLTFDDVMLLPARSEVQPKEVDVASKLTRRISVNIPIVSAAMDTVTEARLAIGLAREGGVGIIHRAMPPPAQAAEVDKVKKSEYGMIVDPITVRPHQKIAEALEVMERYRISGVPVTENGRLVGILTNRDLRFETKLDLPISAVMTKDPLITAPVGTTVEEAKEILHRNRIEKLPVVDEEFTLRGLITIKDIEKRKKYPNACKDGLGRLRVGAAVGVHEDAEERVPLLLKAGVDLVVVDTAHGHSAAVLETVKMLKGRYADLEVMAGNVATEEGAEDLIRAGADGVKVGIGPGSICTTRVVAGAGVPQITAILAATRAASRHGVPLIADGGVKFSGDMTKALAAGASTVMLGSLFAGTEESPGEMVIYQGRSYKVYRGMGSLGAMERGGRDRYFQEEGMEAGKLVPEGIEGRVPYRGTLSATVYQLVGGLRAGMGYSGCRTVEELWQNARFI